In a single window of the Stigmatopora nigra isolate UIUO_SnigA chromosome 7, RoL_Snig_1.1, whole genome shotgun sequence genome:
- the rab11al gene encoding RAB11a, member RAS oncogene family, like, translating to MTGREDEYDYLFKVVLIGDSGVGKSNLLSRFTRNEFNLESKSTIGVEFATRSIQVEGKTVKAQIWDTAGQERYRAITSAYYRGAVGALLVYDIAKHLTYENAERWLKELQDHADGNIVIMLVGNKSDLRHLRAVPTDEAKAFAEKHGLSFLETSALDSSNVELAFQTILTAIYNIVSQRQMSGRSDSDFSPASNVVPITVEPTQNASNKSMCCQNN from the exons ATGACGGGCCGGGAAGATGAATATGATTATCTCTTCAAAG TGGTGTTGATCGGGGACTCTGGCGTGGGCAAGAGCAACCTGCTGTCGCGCTTCACCCGCAACGAGTTCAACCTGGAGAGCAAGAGCACCATCGGCGTGGAGTTTGCCACGCGCAGCATCCAAGTGGAGGGAAAGACCGTCAAGGCGCAGATCTGGGACACGGCCGGACAGGAACGCTACCGCGCCATCACCTCTGC GTACTACCGCGGCGCCGTGGGGGCGCTCCTGGTCTACGACATCGCCAAGCACCTGACCTACGAAAACGCCGAGCGCTGGCTAAAAGAGCTCCAGGACCACGCCGACGGCAACATCGTCATCATGCTGGTGGGAAACAAGAGCGACCTGCGCCACCTCCGCGCCGTCCCCACCGACGAGGCCAAGGCCTTTGCCG AAAAGCACGGGTTGTCTTTTTTGGAAACGTCGGCGTTGGATTCGTCTAACGTGGAGCTGGCCTTTCAAACCATCCTTACAG CCATCTACAACATCGTGTCGCAACGTCAGATGTCGGGGCGCAGCGACTCGGACTTCTCGCCCGCCTCCAACGTGGTTCCCATCACGGTGGAACCCACCCAGAACGCCTCCAACAAGAGCATGTGCTGCCAGAACAACTGA
- the rab25b gene encoding ras-related protein Rab-25b, which translates to MGSDEAYNFVFKVVLIGESGVGKSNLLSRFTKNEFNHDSRTTIGVEFSTRTVQLDGFAVKAQIWDTAGLERYRAITSAYYRGAVGALLVYDITKHLTYESVERWLKELFDHADPHIVVMLVGNKSDLDSERAVPSEEAKDFADKNGLYFLETSALSSTNVEAAFNTVLAEIHKKVNSKEVLRGSISAVTLTPPKVEPTQEKKPCCRNL; encoded by the exons TGGTGCTGATCGGCGAGTCGGGCGTGGGTAAGAGCAACCTTCTGTCACGCTTCACCAAGAACGAGTTCAACCACGACAGCCGCACCACCATCGGCGTGGAATTCAGCACGCGGACCGTCCAACTGGACGGTTTCGCCGTCAAGGCGCAAATCTGGGACACGGCCGGCCTGGAGCGCTACCGGGCCATCACCTCGGC GTACTACCGGGGCGCTGTGGGCGCCCTCCTGGTCTATGACATCACCAAACACCTGACCTACGAGAGCGTGGAGCGCTGGCTCAAGGAGCTCTTCGACCACGCCGACCCGCACATCGTGGTCATGCTGGTGGGGAACAAGTCCGACTTGGACTCGGAGAGGGCCGTGCCCTCCGAGGAGGCCAAGGATTTTGCCG ACAAAAATGGTCTTTACTTTCTGGAGACTTCGGCATTGTCGTCCACGAACGTAGAGGCGGCTTTCAACACAGTTTTAGCAG AAATACACAAGAAGGTGAACAGTAAGGAAGTGTTGCGGGGGTCCATCAGCGCCGTCACCTTGACACCACCCAAAGTGGAACCCACCCAGGAGAAGAAACCTTGTTGCAGGAACCTTTGA
- the mex3a gene encoding RNA-binding protein MEX3A, which translates to MPSLLVLAGIMEKNGGGGVGVGGVGGGGGGGGGGYGTDLAAFGGEAGPQDDDEDDSRALRVALGQLSLLGLGGESEEGGGGGGGGGGGGGGGSVVLIGGGGAPSIGVQDRSNNNNNLHHQHHHGPGGEGKNKLCGVGVGVGVGVGVGGGALYDVSSGEPKGRGCNITECVPVPSSEHVAEIVGRQGCKIKALRAKTNTYIKTPVRGEEPVFLITGRKEDVALARREIISAAEHFSMLRASRNKLGVAFGGSPPAPLPGQTTIQVRVPYRVVGLVVGPKGSTIKRIQQQTCTYIVTPSRDRDPVFEITGSPGNAERAREEIEAHIAFRTGGLHEHNNENDCLGSDGGGVAAESRLRQAWGLQRKPLGSSYRQNFCDALTGEGGYDDGGEGLYDKLGEGLYDKLGGDGVYDKLNDGVYDKTAVGERLYDKCNEDENLLYDKARPFFPADGWGQPPDYPKAVAFYGQQRSKSFGGLPLPLGGLSPESAAAAIGRPASPRGQARRAHSEPASAGEGGFPGRLPAPDSPPSPSVRDCMTCFESKVTAALVPCGHNLFCMECAIRICELKHPECPVCRTRVSQAIRIFS; encoded by the exons ATGCCGAGCCTGCTGGTGCTGGCGGGGATCATGGAGaaaaacggcggcggcggcgttggcgTCGGGGGCgtcggcggtggtggcggcggcggaggcggcggctaCGGAACCGACCTGGCCGCCTTTGGGGGCGAGGCGGGGCCccaggacgacgacgaggacgactcGCGCGCCCTCAGGGTCGCGCTCGGGCAGCTGTCGCTCTTGGGGCTCGGTGGTGAGAGCGAGGaaggtggtggaggaggaggaggaggaggtggaggaggtggaggagggagCGTCGTCCTCATCGGCGGTGGAGGAGCTCCAAGCATCGGGGTCCAGGACCGgagcaacaataacaacaacctcCACCACCAGCACCATCACGGTCCGGGAGGGGAAGGCAAAAACAAGTTGTGCGGAGTCGGAGTGGGAGTCGGAGTGGGAGTGGGAGTCGGAGGCGGCGCCCTTTACGACGTGTCGTCCGGGGAGCCCAAAGGACGCGGCTGCAACATCACCGAATGCGTCCCGGTGCCCAGCTCCGAGCATGTGGCCGAGATCGTGGGCAGGCAAG GCTGCAAAATCAAAGCCCTTCGCGCCAAAACCAACACATACATCAAAACCCCCGTGCGAGGCGAGGAGCCCGTCTTCCTGATCACGGGCCGCAAAGAGGACGTGGCGCTAGCCCGCCGCGAGATCATCTCGGCGGCCGAGCACTTCTCCATGCTCCGCGCCTCGCGCAACAAGCTGGGCGTGGCCTTCGGCGGCTCTCCGCCGGCGCCGCTTCCCGGCCAGACCACCATCCAGGTCCGGGTCCCCTACCGGGTGGTGGGCCTGGTGGTGGGCCCCAAGGGCTCCACCATCAAGCGCATCCAGCAGCAAACCTGCACCTACATCGTCACCCCCAGCCGGGACCGCGACCCGGTCTTCGAGATCACCGGCTCGCCGGGCAACGCCGAGCGCGCCCGCGAGGAGATCGAGGCGCACATCGCCTTCCGCACGGGGGGGCTACACGAGCACAACAACGAGAACGACTGCCTGGGGTCCGACGGGGGCGGGGTGGCCGCCGAGAGCCGTCTACGCCAGGCGTGGGGTCTCCAGAGGAAACCGTTGGGGAGCAGCTACCGCCAGAACTTCTGCGACGCCCTAACCGGCGAGGGCGGctacgacgacggcggcgaggGCCTGTACGACAAGCTGGGGGAGGGCCTTTACGACAAACTGGGCGGCGACGGGGTCTACGACAAGCTGAACGACGGCGTCTACGACAAGACGGCCGTGGGCGAGAGGCTCTACGACAAATGCAACGAGGACGAGAACCTCCTCTACGATAAGGCCCGCCCCTTTTTCCCGGCCGACGGCTGGGGCCAGCCCCCCGACTACCCCAAGGCCGTGGCCTTCTACGGCCAGCAGCGCTCCAAGAGCTTCGGGGGGCTCCCGTTGCCCCTGGGCGGGCTCTCGCCAGAGTCGGCGGCGGCCGCCATCGGCCGGCCGGCCTCGCCGCGGGGCCAGGCCCGCCGCGCCCACAGCGAGCCGGCGTCGGCCGGCGAGGGCGGCTTCCCCGGGCGTCTCCCGGCCCCCGACTCGCCGCCCTCGCCGTCCGTCCGGGACTGTATGACCTGCTTCGAGAGCAAAGTGACGGCGGCGTTGGTCCCGTGTGGCCACAACCTGTTCTGCATGGAGTGCGCCATCCGTATCTGTGAGCTCAAGCACCCCGAGTGCCCCGTGTGCCGCACGAGGGTGTCGCAGGCCATCCGAATATTCTCCTAA